The Patagioenas fasciata isolate bPatFas1 chromosome 3, bPatFas1.hap1, whole genome shotgun sequence genome contains a region encoding:
- the CCN2 gene encoding CCN family member 2, which translates to MAPASFAVALLLALLNTEAQGQECSGQCQCPAGPGPTCPAGVSLVLDGCGCCRVCAKQLGELCTERDPCDHHKGLFCDFGSPANRRIGVCTARDGAPCVFSGMVYRSGESFQSSCKYQCTCLDGAVGCVPLCSMDVRLPSPDCPYPRRVKLPGKCCEEWVCDEAKEQTAVGPALAAYRLEDTYGPDPTMMRANCLVQTTEWSACSKTCGMGISTRVTNDNAFCRLEKQSRLCMVRPCEADLEENIKKGKKCIRTPKISKPVKFELSGCTSVKTYRAKFCGVCTDGRCCTPHRTATLPVEFKCPDGEIMKRKMMFIKTCACHYNCPGDNDIFESLYYRKMYGDMA; encoded by the exons ATGGCCCCTGCCAGCTTCGCCGTAGCCCTTCTCCTCGCCCTCCTCAACACG GAGGCGCAGGGCCAGGAGTGCAGCGGGCAGTGCCAGTGCCCTGCGGGACCCGGCCCCACCTGCCCCGCCGGCGTCTCCCTGGTGCTCGACGGCTGCGGCTGCTGCCGCGTCTGCGCTAAGCAGCTGGGCGAGCTCTGCACCGAGCGCGACCCTTGCGACCACCACAAGGGGCTCTTCTGCGACTTCGGCTCCCCCGCCAACCGCAGGATCGGCGTCTGCACCG CTCGGGACGGTGCCCCGTGTGTCTTCAGCGGCATGGTGTATCGGAGCGGAGAGTCCTTCCAGAGCAGCTGCAAGTACCAGTGCACCTGCCTGGATGGGGCGGTGGGCTGCGTGCCCCTCTGCAGCATGGACGTCCGCCTGCCCAGCCCTGACTGCCCCTACCCACGCCGGGTGAAGCTCCCTGGAAAGTGTTGCGAGGAGTGGGTCTGCGACGAGGCCAAAGAGCAGACTGCCGTGGGACCTGCTCTCGCTG CATACAGACTGGAAGATACTTATGGTCCAGACCCAACAATGATGCGTGCCAACTGCCTGGTGCAGACCACTGAATGGAGTGCTTGTTCCAAGACCTGTGGCATGGGCATCTCAACCAGGGTCACCAATGATAATGCCTTCTGCAGACTGGAGAAACAGAGTAGACTGTGCATGGTCAGACCTTGTGAAGCAGACCTGGAGGAGAACATCAAG AAAGGCAAAAAGTGCATTCGCACCCCCAAAATCTCCAAGCCTGTCAAGTTTGAGCTGTCTGGCTGTACCAGCGTGAAGACCTACAGAGCTAAGTTCTGTGGCGTCTGCACCGATGGGCGTTGCTGCACACCCCACAGAACAGCCACCCTCCCCGTGGAGTTCAAGTGCCCCGATGGAGAGATCATGAAAAGGAAAATGATGTTCATCAAGACCTGCGCATGCCATTACAACTGCCCTGGAGACAATGACATCTTTGAGTCTCTGTACTACAGGAAGATGTATGGAGACATGGCATAA